Genomic window (Alnus glutinosa chromosome 9, dhAlnGlut1.1, whole genome shotgun sequence):
ccctTTAATTAAATGTTCTACGTATTGGACCTCACCGGTTGAGGGAGAGTTAGCATGAGGTCATGACTCATGAGTTTGAACCGTAACtcgtacaatttttttaattttaattaaatattttatgtgttgaaCCTGAGAATTAACCCAAAGTTTTGAGTTCAAACTCTGACCCTATAATTTCTTTCACTTTTACTTGTTGAAAGTTCATTTGAACTCACACgtaaaataaagtatttaaatactaattaaataattaaatgataacTTTTTCTGTACTCTTTTCAGAGATGCATCGTTTCTGAATATGTGGCTCGACCCAGTTGTATCCACTGTATTTGTTGTGAGTTGGATGAGTGAACCTGGGATTTTAGCGTTTCCTGCCATTGTTAATTATAGTTTCATTGTTAATCTTCTTTTGGCCTCTGGCCACCCCTGGCATGCCATCTTGTGGCAGCGACCACCACATCGGTGATCATCTGGTGGTTCTGACCAACAAATCGGGTGGTCCGATCATCCCACGGTGGTGGTTATTCCATTCTAGTTTCTTGTATTACTAGTAAAACTCATTTCTATTCTCGGGTAATAACCATTTCAGTGTGCCAAACATACCCTAAATCCCTAATTAAGCTCTTATATCTGGTGTCTTCCAACCTTAAGTGGAACCTGTTTATATagagtgaattttttatttcagttttGTGTCCTCTCCATTCGGTCCATCAAAAGGATTGAAAGAAGTCTTTAACTATATATGAACTTTTAGTAACCAGGCTAATATATAGTATTTAAAGTggtttaatattaataattgtgAGGAGAAAGGTCTATGCTGAAAAGATCCTCCTCTTCTGGAGACCCCGGCATCATTTCATCATACATTACTTGGCTGCTGTTACATTTCATCTCTGCAGAGTACTGTTTATCTATTGCTATTGCTTTTGGTCCTCTCAGTTGTTCAATCTTGTTATTCCGCTTGATCCTCGATATTCCACATGAAAGCTTCTCTAGGAAGTATTCCCTATCTTTCTTCATCTTCCTGCATCACATATATGTGAAATTCATTGGATCAATATCATTATCTTCCTTCAGTAGCAAGATTCTTCTACCTCTGTTACTTACAGCAGACATTGAACAAGGGTTTTCTCCTCTTGTTACAACGACAGATTACTTGGAACTTGCATCTCATTTCTACACTAATTGGTGATTAGTGACCTTAAAAAATAACTGTACTGGTGACATATATATTAGCTGCAGGCTGGATCAGTAGtaacatttttgtttgtttgtttgtttgtttgtctcAGCTGGAACACTAGATAGACTAGGcattttatcaatcaataaCTCTGCAATTTGACATATATAGTAGAAGTgatagaaaagagaagaagtgaAGAACATATATATCTCTATCaacaagaaataaagaaaaacccacaaaaataaaaagtcctAAAATTATTAGGAAAGCcccaaaaaaggaaataaaataaagcaaatgGCTCGTTTGGCAAAGCTTTTTAGGgtagttttttgctttttaacaaaaaaaaaaaaaaaaaaagtaaaagcattaacaaacaactcaaaacacaaaacacttaaaactactttcacctttatgtcacttcacaactaaaaaaaccaaaaacaccatctaaaaagtgttatcaaacaaaccttaaaaccctagcCGTCTCTTGAAGTTCAGGGGTAACTTATCCTACATCAGTTCCGACCCCTTGCTTGAAAGAAACTCGTTCTCGAGTTGACATTAATCTTCCTCATTCGATTGGAATCCTAAATACTCCTTTCcatcctttctttctttgttgctttgtaaaaattaagaaatgcaTTTCTAGCTAGCCTTCGTATACTAATGAGAAACTATGCACAATAACCTTGCATTTGTGAATTATATTGTTCTAAAAATTGACTTAATTATATCATTCGTCTATCTCTTGAAATTTGCAGAATCAAATCCTTTTCTATAAAATCTCCCAAACTGCTTACTCAGTCTTTATATATCATGCTAATCTTTGCTAACATCAATTTCTTTagaattttatcaaacaaattaAACTTCTAGACCATAATTATCACTTTTTGGATACCAGTTAAACACGTACGTGATACACATCAACATCATACCTTGGAATATAATCACATTTTATGTTTCTGATGCCTGCTGCATTGACTTTGTCATGATCATCATGATAAACTGGTGGTGTATCCTCTTCTATGGAGTTATCACTGTCAATATCTTCATCCTCTTTAATTGTACGTCAATCCAAATACTTATTATCCATCATGAACTATCTTAAAATCAAgacaaaaagtatatatatttttctcaaactATCACTTTATTGTCAGTATCCCCCTCTATACTACCAATTATGCCAATCTCCCTCATAAACTAtcaaaacaatgtcaatgtctctcaatgacaaaaatacccttcataaattttttttttttttttttttaaaaaaaaaattacattttttccccaaatttataatggtatttttgtctaattaaaatttttttaaggtcatttttgtctttttgctaaCCTTGGGGGACACTGACATAGTGACATTGTTTTTGTAGTTTGGGAGGGAGAGGGAAATTGACGATAGGGTGATATTTTGAGAGGGGGtatatgtacttttccctaaaatCAATCTCATGGTATAGATTCTCTTCAACTAGCTAGtttcattacttttaaaaaaaaataataaaaaaaataaaattatttttatctttaactACTTCTAACTCTTTAGAGGTAACTTTAAAATCTTTTCTTCACTCAGAATTCGACTGCTCATAATTTAGGGATAAAATTCCCCTTAATTCAACAAACACTTAATCTTTTTCTATGAGCTCACTCATGCCTTCCTTTATTGTGTTCTTGAGATCGATCTATGTTTGCTCGGCCACTAAGCAGAAGCTCCTCCttctgataatttttttttttagctaaaatatatgaatactgttgtgttcttgagactatatattcatatattttaagaatttttctattttgttaagCTAATCTAAGAAATTTGTGATATGAAAAATGACCATATTTTAACCTCACGTGGGCAGGAAGCTGTAGGAACTCATATATATGTCATTTTGGTCAGATGCTGGCCTATGTGACCAAGTACATCATTGATGTGAAGCAAATAGCCTAAATTATATGTAGTGAACTCTGTAAAAGGACTGACTGGTGGTATTTTATATATGATTATTCTTTTCcttataataaatttattatgcacatatataatttaatttggatTTCATGCTTTGGGCGTAGATTCAGTAAATTAATGGGAAAAAGGataggaaagaaataaaagagagtCATGTATTGTACACTATTACTGTCAtgatttagggtccgtttgggtttgcgatttcaaaatgtgtgatttaaaaataacgatttgaaaaagtaatttttttaaatgcaattaagcgtttggtaaaatctcagttaagcgtttgacaaaatcgcagtttggcctttaaaatcacaggttaacctttaaaattctacattttcaaaaaaaaacacctccttacctatgatttgaaaaaacagtttttctacgtttttaaatcgtaattttttaaaaaggcaattctcaaacgattcattttttacaatttaatttaaattaaaattacacattttattttatgtacgAAATTACAATCTCAAATGCACTCTTAAGTTCCTACCGTAACATAACAAGACTAACTATTCACATAATGGTTTGATGTTTTCTTGACCTGTCAAGTATCACCCATGTTGCCTTTAGATTTATGGCTGCTTTTAAAGCGATTGCCTTAGGTGAAGCTCCTGCAGCCACCTCTATGTCAACTTCAACCTGAGATTTTGATTCAAAATTTCTCATTAGCTCCTTAAATTGCATTCCACGCCATATATATCAAAACTCATTATTTTTTCTTGACCCGTCAAAGTATAGATCGACTCTTAATTTATTTACGGAAAACTTCACTTTAACCCCTTTTAATTCATCATTTTTTCAATCAtactcataaactttaaaatgtgttaATTTAGTgcatcaatcttttaatttttttttcaatttcacctatctgttaggattttctgttaaatcctaacagaagtatgtcaaaattctaaaaatacctattttttttaaggaaaaaaaaaattgtaaggatttaagTGTTGTTAGGATcggatttaatagaatttgcaaaaCTATCCacgcttgaatctttgaaagaaaaaaatatatattttgaaaattttgacaggatttaatgaaaaatcctaatggattgatgaaattgaaaaatagatacattgaattgagaatttttaaattcaagaaaatatttgcAACAACAGCCACAATTCAAGGGGTTAAACGAAGTTTCTATAATTTATTTCCACTACTATATGATTGAGCAGTTGTCTTAACGTACAGTACCTGGTTGGCTTCATACAGTTGAGAAATCCGACCAAGTTCGATGCTATTTTGATACTCGTTCGTTTTCCTAGCTACTTCTATCTCAACGATTCTCTCATTTGCTCCGAGCATTGAACTGGAACCCACTCTGCTTCTGTATCCCACTACGAAGAGAAAACAGTAAGTAGAGATCGAACAAAGAAACTAACCTTAAAATTCTTTCGTGAATTTCGTTTCTCCCTTGCTCCGATCCTGATCCTTTCAGGAGATAAAGACAGGAATGCTTACATGGGCTTTTGCTTCGCATGAAAGATAACGTACTAGGGGTTTTAACCTGATGAATGACTGCTAGGAGGGTGAGCTTATCTCCAGGCTTAAGTGATAAGCCGTGGAGCGCCCACCCGATGGCGCTCGAACTAACTTCTCTCGATGCATCCTGGATCACCACCACCCTCTGAGCTTCCATGGTAATGATCGATTAATCCTTTTCAAACTCAGTCCTATTAAGAGGAAACGAAAACAGATGCAcagtaaaaatatttatgttctTTGATtgtcaaaaaaatgttttgtttcaGAAAATGAGCAGACATAATCTGCAGGTTTAAGAGAAGAAAACTGTTGATGTGATCACGTTAAAATGAATGTATGAGAACACAAGAAGGGAGATCAAGcaagtggtggtggtgggatTCAGGATAACACCTAGAAGTTGTACGTTTGAAACGCATATTCGGATATCCAAAAGGGGATGAGACGATTGGTTTTAAGGTTGTAGCTGTTGTTCTTCAGAGAATGTCTTGTCTTGTCTTGTCTTGTCTACGTAAATTACTAGTGCATGCATGAGGACAAAGGGATGGGGGAATTCTGATGGGGAGGAAGTTCTCTTGAGAGAGTtgctatatatttttaataatctcaAGGGGAATCCTCGAGAACCGCTCGTATTTTCTTATTCACTTGAAACTGTTTACATATTTCTTCAAAAAACTATTGGTTCAAAGTtggaaaaaaagacaaaaaaaaagagttggattattttgattttctgtCGTTACCCCATAGATTTCTTGTAAGCTCCACCTCactccatttttctcttaatcagGATGATGATGAAGAATCCCCACGAGTGGGAATGGGATGATGGAAGAGAAGGATTagccacgtgcaagtggccacgtaaatacacgtggTGGATCTGAGTGACACTAATtgcacagttggccgcgtgtattttaatacacgcagccacttggccacgtgtattaaaatacacgtggctaacaaatacacgcggccaagtggccgcgtgtattaaaatacacttggctaaatgttttttttttttaaaaaaaaaaaaaaattatattttttttggacacGTATACTTAATTAATGCACGTTGCCAAcaattatattatctttttctttttttcttttttttccttcctaatataTTGGAGTGTATTGGAGTGTACGTATACGTTAACGTACACTCCATCCAACTCTCGTCTATATGCCACTAGCCGGCCATACTGAAAGAGatacagagagtgagagagacagacagagagtgagacacagagagagagagagagaggtattagagaaagagagtgagagggtactgacggagagagagagagagagacgtcgACGTCGGGAAGGCCGGCCACGCGGTGGTCGAGGAGCTGGCCGGTAGTGCGCgtctgacggagagagagagagagagagagagagcgagagagagagggagagagagagaacactgagagagcgagagcgagagccagagagagagaacagagaaaacactgagagagagagagagagagagagagagagaacagagaacgaacactgagagagagagagagagagagagcgagagggagagagagagagcgagcaagagagcgagagggagagagagagagagagagcgaaagggagagagagagagagagaacagagagaacactgagagagagagagagagagagagagagagagagagcgagcgagcgagagggagggagagagagag
Coding sequences:
- the LOC133876740 gene encoding uncharacterized protein LOC133876740, whose amino-acid sequence is MEAQRVVVIQDASREVSSSAIGWALHGLSLKPGDKLTLLAVIHQVKTPSTLSFMRSKSPLGYRSRVGSSSMLGANERIVEIEVARKTNEYQNSIELGRISQLYEANQVEVDIEVAAGASPKAIALKAAINLKATWDEDIDSDNSIEEDTPPVYHDDHDKVNAAGIRNIKCDYIPRKMKKDREYFLEKLSCGISRIKRNNKIEQLRGPKAIAIDKQYSAEMKCNSSQVMYDEMMPGSPEEEDLFSIDLSPHNY